A genomic window from Candidatus Bathyarchaeota archaeon includes:
- a CDS encoding iron ABC transporter permease gives MVDKNRIAISNSPVSDAETEKKKYKKLLAKRVGFLVVCIILLFIVAGVSLALGSASISFTEAYSAVFSRLFPDWLTVSTLADTVVWHLRLPRILVTILAGAIFAMSGSTTQAILRNPLATPYTLGVSAGAGLGASIGIILGHGILGKHLMIVGNAFIFSLIPAAVILLMVKRRGAEPATIILSGVAIMYIFSAGNTLLQYFGEASAVTEAVFWLVGDLSRAAWWQLPYLLVVFLACFAINIKLSWDLNLMKMGDDSAKSLGVEVNRVRKIILITACVSTATVVSFTGAIGFVGLLAPHICRAIIGADERFLIVASSLFGANLLLVADLIARRIIAPVMLPVGALTAFLGGPLLLYLLLKRKMNF, from the coding sequence ATGGTGGACAAAAACAGAATAGCAATATCTAATTCACCGGTTTCTGACGCGGAAACAGAAAAGAAAAAATACAAAAAACTTCTTGCTAAACGCGTTGGATTTTTGGTCGTTTGCATAATTTTATTATTCATCGTGGCTGGGGTTTCTCTTGCTTTGGGGTCTGCTTCTATATCTTTCACTGAAGCTTACTCTGCAGTTTTTAGCAGGCTTTTCCCTGACTGGCTCACTGTAAGCACATTAGCCGACACCGTTGTATGGCACCTAAGACTGCCTCGAATATTAGTAACAATTTTAGCTGGAGCAATATTTGCCATGTCTGGATCAACCACACAAGCCATACTGCGAAATCCTCTTGCAACTCCATACACCTTGGGGGTTTCAGCAGGAGCTGGTTTAGGGGCATCTATTGGCATAATCTTGGGTCACGGCATATTGGGAAAACATTTAATGATTGTAGGCAACGCTTTCATTTTCTCCTTGATTCCTGCAGCAGTAATTCTATTGATGGTCAAACGCAGGGGGGCAGAACCAGCAACAATAATTCTTTCTGGGGTAGCAATAATGTACATTTTTTCTGCAGGCAACACGTTACTTCAGTATTTTGGCGAAGCAAGCGCAGTTACAGAAGCAGTATTCTGGCTAGTAGGCGACCTTTCTCGCGCTGCATGGTGGCAACTCCCTTACTTACTCGTTGTATTTCTTGCGTGTTTTGCAATCAACATTAAACTGTCGTGGGATCTTAATCTTATGAAAATGGGAGATGACAGCGCAAAAAGCTTAGGTGTTGAAGTAAACCGTGTACGAAAAATAATATTAATTACTGCTTGTGTTTCTACTGCAACTGTAGTAAGCTTCACAGGAGCCATCGGTTTCGTAGGTCTACTTGCGCCCCATATCTGCCGAGCCATTATAGGTGCAGACGAAAGATTTCTAATCGTAGCTTCGAGCCTTTTTGGAGCAAACCTGTTACTAGTTGCAGACTTAATCGCCCGAAGAATCATCGCACCCGTCATGTTGCCCGTAGGGGCTTTAACTGCGTTTCTGGGTGGACCTTTGCTGTTGTATTTGTTGCTAAAACGAAAAATGAACTTCTAA
- a CDS encoding class I SAM-dependent methyltransferase translates to MAVINWDELWKTKLLSTYRIKLCQTSYWDKCAVSFNQKTIQMQDLTKSQLDRINLRPEYTVIDIGAGTGRLTIPLAKQVKQVTAVEPSTSMLSLLKSNAEKANIQNIVPLNISCEQITVNENLFPHDVVVASFSLFMSNLSKTLQKLDSLATKNVYLFSSASRWISEELQKIISGEPLPFTCGDYIYIYNILHELGILANVEVWNFESKQYFTDLNAAVARFMETYRIATNHEEDLKSYLRKILTIENGNLLLKQQKKAAVIWWTKTE, encoded by the coding sequence ATGGCAGTAATTAATTGGGATGAACTTTGGAAAACCAAACTCCTTAGCACTTACCGGATTAAACTTTGTCAAACAAGTTACTGGGACAAATGTGCAGTAAGTTTCAACCAAAAGACCATTCAAATGCAAGACCTGACCAAAAGTCAACTAGATAGAATAAACCTGCGACCGGAATACACCGTGATTGACATCGGGGCAGGAACTGGACGATTAACTATTCCCCTGGCTAAACAAGTCAAACAGGTTACAGCAGTTGAGCCTTCGACAAGTATGCTTTCTTTGTTGAAGTCAAACGCTGAAAAAGCAAACATCCAAAATATAGTTCCACTTAACATTTCATGTGAACAAATAACAGTTAATGAAAACCTTTTTCCTCACGATGTTGTTGTCGCGTCGTTTTCGTTATTCATGAGCAACCTCTCAAAAACATTACAAAAACTAGACTCACTGGCAACAAAAAACGTATACCTGTTTTCTTCTGCATCTCGATGGATAAGTGAAGAACTGCAAAAAATTATCTCTGGAGAACCACTGCCTTTCACATGTGGCGATTATATTTACATCTATAACATTTTGCATGAACTTGGAATACTAGCAAATGTTGAAGTTTGGAATTTTGAATCCAAACAATACTTTACTGACTTGAACGCCGCAGTAGCTCGTTTCATGGAAACTTACAGAATAGCAACGAACCATGAAGAAGACCTGAAGTCTTATCTTAGAAAAATACTGACAATAGAAAATGGAAACCTTTTGTTAAAGCAACAAAAGAAGGCCGCAGTTATATGGTGGACAAAAACAGAATAG
- a CDS encoding ABC transporter substrate-binding protein — MDKRVTVTILLSLLIFSSILVIAYSLNWFNGGTETSENENPQNQQPATSSDMKLTLEVFGNANMDDIIDSNDVVYLQDIIAGNADVTQFADANGDGVIDQTDIDQVNAIISGQATYINLLDGNGELLTVFLPVKRIIVEYLSSVELVRILDLQDSVVGIDYAVDQLKSFYFPDNNDIVSIGQMYTPDYEAVLDLDPDVVLTFSASTAEKAEKLPGVDVVYLGLYYPNVIAPEDSSFVQGILKAGYIFDRVTESREYVTWILNLTDTLSSVTGNLAESEKPSVFITNYPYTESATVKSYATHDTLGQVCILAGGANIGHSISGYFNSSSVSVDAEWIIEQNPEYIFLHTVRYTYSGIMRADPAHGYNVDDPTSILTCLTEYLSQPAFANLDAVKNDNVYILAGDFRNNAMGGTLGAVYLAKILHPETFSDLDPEAIHQEYVTKFMGLDYSLDEHGVFLYPAININGNLMGIPNNVGE, encoded by the coding sequence ATGGATAAACGTGTTACCGTAACAATACTTCTTTCACTGTTAATTTTTAGTTCAATACTAGTAATAGCTTACAGCTTAAATTGGTTCAATGGAGGAACAGAAACATCCGAAAATGAGAATCCACAAAACCAGCAACCTGCAACCAGCTCGGACATGAAGTTAACTCTTGAAGTTTTTGGAAACGCCAACATGGATGACATAATTGATTCTAACGACGTAGTTTACTTGCAAGATATAATTGCAGGCAACGCCGATGTAACTCAGTTTGCAGACGCCAACGGTGATGGCGTTATCGACCAAACTGATATCGATCAAGTAAACGCAATCATAAGCGGGCAAGCTACATACATTAACCTGTTAGATGGTAATGGTGAACTTTTGACGGTTTTCCTTCCCGTTAAACGCATAATAGTTGAGTACCTCAGCAGTGTCGAACTAGTACGAATACTTGACCTCCAAGACAGTGTTGTTGGAATTGATTACGCAGTTGACCAACTCAAATCTTTCTACTTCCCCGATAACAACGACATCGTATCTATAGGTCAAATGTACACCCCAGACTATGAAGCAGTTCTTGACCTAGACCCCGATGTAGTACTAACCTTCAGTGCATCAACAGCAGAAAAAGCAGAAAAACTCCCTGGAGTTGATGTGGTCTATCTGGGCTTGTATTATCCAAATGTAATTGCCCCCGAAGATTCAAGTTTTGTTCAAGGCATACTAAAAGCTGGATACATCTTTGACCGGGTAACCGAATCAAGAGAATACGTTACATGGATTCTTAACTTGACTGATACCCTTAGTTCAGTGACGGGCAATCTTGCAGAAAGCGAAAAACCTTCAGTTTTCATAACAAACTATCCTTACACTGAATCTGCAACCGTAAAATCATATGCAACCCACGACACCCTTGGTCAAGTGTGCATTCTCGCAGGAGGAGCAAACATTGGGCACTCCATTTCTGGTTACTTTAATTCTTCTTCAGTTTCAGTTGATGCCGAATGGATAATCGAACAAAACCCCGAATACATTTTCCTGCACACAGTTCGATACACCTACAGCGGAATAATGAGGGCCGACCCGGCTCATGGTTATAATGTTGATGACCCAACCAGCATACTGACCTGTTTAACAGAATACTTGTCCCAACCTGCGTTTGCTAACTTGGACGCAGTAAAGAATGATAACGTCTACATACTGGCAGGAGACTTCCGAAACAACGCAATGGGCGGAACCCTTGGCGCAGTTTACTTGGCAAAAATCTTGCACCCTGAAACATTTTCCGACTTAGATCCCGAAGCAATTCACCAAGAATACGTAACAAAATTCATGGGACTAGACTACAGCCTAGATGAACACGGAGTCTTTTTGTATCCTGCAATAAACATCAACGGAAATTTAATGGGAATTCCAAACAACGTTGGAGAATAA
- a CDS encoding ABC transporter ATP-binding protein — translation MKLTVNDVSFKYNSALSLDQVSLELHESETLGIIGPNGSGKTTLLKCINKILTPKGGNILLDGENVHKMSRMEIAKHIGYVPQSSSSAQALTVFEVVLMGRRPHIGWQSSDKDIQKTWEVLGLLKIEQLAMRSFNELSGGEQQRVILARSLAQEAKVLLLDEPTSNLDIRHQLEVMELSRELVAKQKLAVVVAIHDLNLASRYCEKIVMMKTGKIFAAGSSTSVLTAENIQSVYGVEVAINYYNKIPNIIPIKALTTIN, via the coding sequence ATGAAACTGACAGTAAACGATGTTTCCTTCAAATATAACAGCGCATTATCCCTTGACCAAGTGTCTTTGGAGCTCCACGAGTCAGAAACCCTAGGAATAATCGGCCCCAACGGTTCAGGAAAAACTACTCTCCTAAAATGCATAAACAAGATACTCACCCCCAAAGGCGGAAACATCCTTCTTGATGGAGAAAACGTACATAAAATGAGTCGAATGGAAATTGCCAAACATATAGGATATGTTCCACAGAGTTCAAGCAGTGCCCAAGCGTTAACAGTTTTTGAAGTAGTCTTAATGGGCAGACGCCCTCACATCGGATGGCAAAGCAGCGACAAAGACATCCAAAAAACATGGGAAGTGTTGGGGTTACTCAAAATTGAGCAGCTAGCAATGCGCAGTTTTAACGAACTCAGCGGAGGCGAACAACAACGGGTAATCCTAGCACGGTCCTTAGCCCAAGAGGCAAAAGTTCTACTGTTAGACGAGCCCACAAGCAATCTGGACATACGGCACCAACTTGAAGTAATGGAACTGTCACGGGAACTAGTTGCAAAACAAAAACTCGCAGTGGTAGTTGCAATTCATGACTTGAACCTCGCATCCCGTTATTGTGAAAAAATAGTTATGATGAAAACAGGAAAAATCTTCGCTGCAGGAAGCTCAACCAGTGTTTTAACTGCAGAAAACATACAATCTGTCTACGGAGTTGAAGTAGCAATAAACTATTACAACAAAATCCCAAACATTATCCCAATCAAAGCATTAACAACAATAAACTAA